The genomic region AGTATATGAGGTGATTTATTGCGGAGCTTCATGCAGCATATGAGGTATTTTATCGCGGATCTTAATGCAATTTATATGAGGTATTTTAACGCGGAGCTTCATGCAGTATATGAGGTGATTTATTGCGGAGCTTCATGCAGCATATGAGGTATTTTATCGCGGATCTTTATGCAGTTTATATGAGGTATTTTAACGCGGAGTTTCATGTAGTATATGAGGTATTTCATAGCGGAGCTTCATGCAGTATATGAGGTATTTCATAGCGGAGCTTCATGCAGTATATGAGGTATTTCATAGCGGAGCTTCATGCAGTATATGAGGTATTTCATAGCGGAGCTTCATGCAGTATATGAGGTGAGTTATTGCGGAGCTTCATGAAGCATATGAGGTATTTTATCGCGGATCATTATGCAGTTTATATGAGGTTCTTCATAGCGGAGCTTCATGCAGTATATGAGGTATTTCATAGCGGAGCTTCATGCAGTATATGAGGTGAGTTATTGCGGAGCTTCATGAAGCATATGAGGTATTTCATAGCGTAGCTTCATGCAGTATATGAGGTGAGGTATTGTGGAGCTTCATGCAGCATATGAGGTATTTTATCGCGGATCATTATGCAGTTTATATGAGGTTCTTCATAGCGGAGCTTCATGCAGTATATGAGGTATTTCATTGCGGAGCTTCATGCTATATATGAGGGATATTAACAACACAATTAGGAAATTCATAAGATTTCTAGAGGTTGATTTTTGTAGATGCAAAACTCTGAGATTATGTCATATGAGGATATCCATAGAAatgaatatgttatttaaattgttaacaCAAATATTATACCATTCTACGTTCCCAGAAAAGGTGTTCCATTGAAACCACTAGCATTTATTCCGACCAGAATTGACGTTATTTACAGTTTTGAGTTAGGATTGTTTTGAGTTAGGATTGAtacaagtgtttttttatcgGTACTGAAAGATATTGTAGTACCAATGGTACAAAATAATTGCGGTGTAAACAGTTTATTCACCTCATTTCACTCATGTTCCAAGACGTTGATTCTATTTATCTTCTTTCCCATGGTTTTCTTAAAGAGTTATTTGCagtttatatactttatataaattttaatacgGTGTTCTCTTTTTTCCAACTCATGAACTAGTCTGATAAAACTAGTAGTATAAATGGTTTCTTGGTATATTTGTTGTTTAGATAATCGGAATTGCTTATACTATAAAGGCGTTTTATCTCGCTGAAATGATAAAACTCGTTTAATTTGTAGTCAAAGATATGTTGAAGGCATTTGATACCATTTTCATACCACTTATTATTGCAAACtttgatttctgttaatcttACTCGGTAGAAGAAACGCCTAAAGTATGCAATAGCATGATATACAATGATCATGTCTGAGAATATAAAAAACGACACACAGACATACCGAAGTATGCTGAGAGCTAGGTTAGAAATTATAAAGAACAAAATGTCGATTTTTGTTGTACGATCTTTTTTGAAACCCGACGTTTGGTAGGTCGATATAAGGTAATACCgttgctgttttaaatgtaattgcACAAGGTTTAAAGGCATTTATATAGTTTAGTTTTTACTTCTAATACCaagtaaagtttcaaaacaatgtaactacttttcaaaactttcattataattaattaaattgaattaacattaaattaataacattgaaTACATTAGGCAATAAACCAATGCGTACACAAGcagtaaatatgtatatgtaatagATCATAGTCAATGGTCATTCAAATATCAAGTCATAtaagtatcattttaaacaagtctAGGTTAATAATATAATGTCGAGTATAGCCTTGTCGACATGTGATCCTAAGCAACTGACGATATGTGAAACTACTGTGAAGTTCTATCACACACATTGggtagaaaaaaatgtatagttGTCAACGGATCAGAGCGATTACACATAATGTGTAAGTGTTTATGGCACGCGTACGGACAGTTTTGTCGTATTATTCATTGCAGATATTTCTCTTTCAAAACAAGAGAGAAGAATTCTGCGGTTATTAATATCTTTAACGTAAAAAAGGAATAAGCACGACATCCACATAGCCTACCTTTCACAACCATAACCTGCGACATAGCTTCTTGTCAACGAGTAACGCCAAACTCACGACATTGTTAATCCAACACTTTATAGAAGACACTACTCCAAACACTGCACCCAATGACTCTATTGAAGATGATCTCATATGGCATGGTGTTCACTAAACCACACTGTTCACTATATTCTGCTATAACAGCTTACGCATTGTTTTTCACGCAGTGCCAAAACATCAGTACAACGTTGATACAATTCGTGTTGTTTCAATTACTCAATAGTTCAACAACTTCAATAGTTCAAGAAATCGGATGTGCACTTAATGTATAGTCAGATGTACagtcatatatattcatatatagtaatatatagTCCTGACGTAATACTTATCCAAAATCTCAATGATCTGCAATAATAAATTCCCAGGAATTTCATAGCCGCTTAACAGACATCGCGGTTGTATTCTCCGACACTAATCAGAAAATATCTCCAATACAAATTAATCAGTGCACAAAACAATACTGGAATGTGCTTGAAGTGTCTCTGTGCTTATTTCACACGTGATTGACTAGTTCCAGGAAGAGACAAAATATAGCTTTGTAACATCGCGCCAACTAAACACCGTCCTCATGTAACATTGATTATTGCTAAATGAATGTTTCATGTGATGTCCGTATTATACATACACTGTTCCTCTCATCATTTCTTGCAGAGGCGAGCAGGGCGATTTCCGATGTTTGACCAGTTAAGTGACCCAATGGTCATTGTTTGGACTCTGTAAGCTCCATGGAGGTGAACTAGAACGCTTAGACCTAGGCATTGCATAACAGAACAATAATTATAGCAGAAGTCATTGCATTGTACTGTTTCCTAAATTACATGTCATATATAATGCAGAGAACTGGTAGTATGACCTTTGTGAACCCATATTTAGTTAATAGATGTCCTTACCACCTGACAGCTACGCATTATAGATCATAAgagtcaggggcgtagcttgacgaaaatatatgtgtaggccacTTTTTAAAGTACTGACCATATGAAAATTTCGATAAATAATATACGAAACATTAATATCGCgtgaaaatgaattttagaGCATAGGAAAAcgataaatttgaatatttgaaatacccGGTTTCCGATATATTAAAGCGCATTTGtcggaatttcatattttagacCATTCTCCCTTCCAACCTCCCTatgccttcagtttttattgcagatttggcatttttattttttcgtttttttctgaaaaatgtgtaggccgcggcctacacggcctataggaagctacgcccctgagaGTGGAAGCTATGGGACTTTGGaccttttttaacatatttcacGAACTCCCAGAACGATAATTTAACGCACATCATGCATtgcatttaatgtttaatttatttataacacggattgtgtatatttcatattcattgCGATCAAGTCGGattaatgtgtgtgtttttttttctgttcaatGGAAAGGTTggttataaaaagataaaaattaatatgaaggTCGGGTTGATAACATTTTATCACATGTTATAAGGCAACCCTGTTTGCTTTTTTCCTCTGATTTTTGCTATTTCAATTAACTTTTATGTAATATTCTTGTCATAATTTCGAATACTAGGAACATTTCAAGTTATCCTAGGTATACCATTTACATTCAAGTTCTCCTTGATATCACTTTACCATTCAAGTCTTCCTAGATATTACATTAACATGCAAGTTCTCCTAGACATTACATTAACATTCAAGGTCTCCTAGACATTACATTAACATTCAAGTTCTCCTAGACATTACATTAACATTCAAGGTCTCCTAGACATTACATTAACATTCAAGGTCTCCTAGACATTACATTAACATTCAAGTTCTCCTAGACATTACATTAACATTCAAGTTCTCCTAGACATTACATTAACATTCAAGGTCTCCTAGACATTACATTAACATTCAAGGTCTCCTAGACATAACATTAACATTCAAGGTCTCCTAGATATAAGACATTCAAATTCTCCTAAATATTACATTAACATTCAAGCTCTCCTAGATATTACATTAACATTCAAGTTATCCtagatattatatttacatttaatttctcCTAGATATTACATTATCATTCACTTTATcctaaatataacattaatattaaatttctcctagatataatattaacattcaatttctCTTAGATATTACATAAACTTTTAAACGAAAATGACTCTTTAACATATATCCATGTGAAGAAAATGCGACTGTTGTTCTTATAAGTGTTAGGTCAAAATTCGCGGAGAGTATATGTTGGTAAGATCGCAAAGGCTCAGTACTCGTtgagtataattatatatgtgtgtttattgCGATGAGTATGTAGCAGACTGGTTTATGGCATGTCTGGCATGTTACTCCCTTTGCTGACCAAcccttgtttgtttatttattgatactATCAAGGTCTGTCTGCGCCTATTGGTTCCATGATGGCTTGGCGACGCCAAATAGCCATCACGActttaattgtgtttaaatgccataatgACATGAGATATAAGTGACTGCAATTACCAAGACGTGAAGAAACTGATTAAGATACGGAGGCGACACCCTAGCTCTTTgagaagagacctcttggttcttaaACGTACTCAGTGTAAGGCGTAATAACGgtatacaactttcctgggtttaaCAAGTACTGTCTGTACCATTTTCCAAGTACTACCTTTTTAACATTCGGAgctcttcggccatttttatccAAAACAGCCTCGAATGTAAGCCGGTaaatcagttgaagtagttcgtagttttttgaataatatcataaattaaatgtagtgttttagagatctatttattgatctaagttcaaattgattgtcagtaaagtgaattattgcatacATAATAGAGACTCCctagagttaagtcataaagtttaacagctaaataaaattactacgttatctacttgcagcggacttaaacgtaccactttttgagtatgtataCCGTTCAAATACAtcctaggttgttttcgataaaaatggccgaagagttccAAACGCCTTTTTAATGCCGAGCTCTATGGAAGGGCGCTACTGGAACCATAATAAAACGTCATTCGGTTACACGCGACCTTGCGAAGCGAGCGCTCTACCACTTAGCTACCAGGTGTCGGCCCACAAATGCTTCCGGGTCATTGTATCCCTTCAACAAgttcttaaaaaatgtttctccCCACTTAGGTAGCATTTGATGATGTGTACATTGCAttgttgtatgtattttcaagtttacacatgatttatatcatattgaAAGACAATAATGTGGtattgaatgatattttgcaggaccGTTTTTTATTGGTGAATGAATTCAGAGATGACCCGAGAGATGCGGCCATGACTGTGTCACATGGACGTTACAAATACTGACTGTACAGAAATAAACATGGCAGAAACACGAAACTATCTTGTTATGGTTTTCTGGTGTTTAATCAACAGACAAAGTGTTCAAAATTTGTGGGAAAATAGTGtcaaacatataacaaagaaGATAATTTCGTTGTTGACCGAGACCATCAGTGTTTGTTCCAGTGCCACAATAGCGCTGTTGTCAATCGGAACGGACACACTTGTATCGTCAATCAGGTGTATAAAAGGTTGATAAATACTGTGTTAcctacatgcaaataaaacagACATGAGCAAATAATGACAGGCCGCTTATGTTGTTTGGTAAGGGTTTTCTCAGCAGGGACCAATTAACAGGTTGGTCGCTTATAGAagacttatttaaaactatgCCGTTGGTGAGGTGGCATCACAAACACGATACAGAGAGTGCAAAGAGAGACAATCTGTCTAGTAGAGAGACTGACCCATACAGCAGTGATGCTTCCTTCAATATCACAGGAAACAGCACAACAATGCAGTAGTATACTTTTATTCACACTTTTATCTGAAAGGATAATCAACTTGGTGAGGTAttcatcaaattaaataaattcttTGAAGAGCAAATATTCGccgaaatatatatgtttatttatatactagttTTATTCACAAAGGTTTCATGTTTATCTTTCtatgttctgattttttttgttttactggaccattttcattttgtaaataaggacaTTCtaaattcttgaattaaattaaattattcaaCGATTCAATCTTTTGCGGGAAATGCTTTGAAAGTATTCCAAAACCAATTAACCAAATTGGACGTTGAGAAAGAAAGCTTAGAAATACTGACGTCTGTGCGCGATTTTCTTCCCTTTGTTCGACCTCTGGATACAATATTTGACAGAATTAtaaagataagtaaaattgaTTTGATAAATATACTACGGTTGTCTCAGtggtttcaaaatatcttaaagtTGACCACTACAATAAATGACAGTTGATTCAACACAAAGCCAATACTCATTAATGAATCGGAGGTTAATAATTAGTTTTCAATGTACTGTATTTATGTTTAGCTGGATgcatattgtttaatacaaatgatttatgattGATACATCACTTAATAGTTTAATAATTGATACTTTAAGTTATAAACGCCACAGCGTGTTGGTAGGAAGTGGCCCATGGCGCCCATGGCGTATACATGTGAACTATTAAATGTCAAGAAGAAATTTTAAAGCATAAGACTTGAATCACGTCCGAGATACGCCTAGTATAGATACAATGAATTCTCAGGCACGGAAAGTAAGCATTGTGTGTGGATTATGTTTTGTCATAGCCTTTATATATTACACTTTTGGCACTTCGGATATCTGTTGCTCTGATTTACCACAAAACACGGAATCGGGTTGTAAATCTTGTTGTTGTAATAATCAAGTCGACGCCGACGGGAATTTACTTCttccaatttcaaaatatatcgaCCAGTTAAAAGAATCAACTAAGAGTAAGACTAAAACGCCTATTAAGAAGGCCATTATCAAGGGTCCCGGGCGTTACAGGCTGGAGTTTCCGGGAGGATTGAGGGTTATAGAATACAAGTCGCAGACATTCTTCCAGATGTCTTGGGCACAGTATGGGCAGGATGTCTACTTATACCATCTTCTCAAGGAAAGGAACAACGGATTCTTTGTTGAAGCTGGTGCCTTTGATGGAGAAAAGTTTTCTAATACGCTTTATTTGGAAATAATGAGAAACTGGGAAGGTGTATTGGTTGAACCAAACCCATACATATTTAAAGACCTGGTATCAAAAGGAAGAAAGTCGTACATGTTGAATGCATGCCTTGGAAACGATACCAAACTCGAATTTTTACTTGGTAATTGGCTAACTAGTGCACATAAAGTGCTGAATGATGAACACAAGGACCGAATAGATAGCATAACGCTATATAACGAGGAGAATTATAAGTCATTGCGACAGAAACAACACGATGGGGAAAACGTCACTGTGTTCTGCTACTCTCTCTTCGAAATACTAAACTCTGTTGGTAGGAGTCACGTGGACTTCTTTTCCTTGGACGTTGAAGGAGCGGAGTTGTATATCTTGCAGTCACTCGACTGGGACAAACTTACAATAGATGTTTTTGCCGTGGAAACGTATTATAACCGGGAAAAAATAATGGATTTCTTAATCAAGAAAGGTTACAAGTGGGTGCATAAAATTGAATTGGACGATTTTTTCATACGAACAGATCTAAttctttaaacacatttttatttcgtATACATGCTGCCCGTAAGTGTTACTTTGTTAATAAGTGATTGGTAAACAAAACGCCCACCTAAGTTTAAAGTAtatgataatgtttaaatatataacatgtcGACGATTACAAATGTCTTGgattttaatttacttaaagtTGCTCAGATTTTAAGACAAAACAGTATCTTTAACAAAACCAGTTTCCTTTGAAGGATTTTGCAAAGGCTTGGATACACTTGCATTTGGTACAGTCAAGTTTTCCTCAACAGTAACTAGCAAGTCAAGGCATCACGCcataaactaaaaacaaaatgtattcagCGATTAATTATCAAGTTTGTAAGGTTATAGGAGAtaaatttcactattttttgtCTGACtcacatttattaataaattaatacatttaaaaccgGTATTAAAATAAACGTAAAGACGTAATACTATTGTTTATGGAAAAACATCACAACTTAGACTATATCTTTAGGTTGCTATGATGAATTATGCTTAACGACTATCCTAAAATCTGTTATGTGGTATTTGTAAATGATGTGCTTCACAAGATTCAAATCTTTCGCAGTACTActtattgcaagttatattatgTTCTGGGTAAGGTAAATTTGCTTGGAGATACAAATTAAGTTCACATTACTGTTTTTATGATGTGTTTGATTTCTTGgacattgctttttgttttgtttttaaaaatatgcatttttaagtTGCATTTGACttacaatattaattaaattgttaaataagttattttgcatacatttttctcggtgttttatttgattacttTAAGCTACATATTCGTGTTTCAAATGCCtgattgattgtttaaataaataagccATAAATGTATGACTACCGTTAATATACATGCAGGGGGCCTAGATTAAAATGGTATTAGAAACTCATAGCTGGTAATAAAATTTTCAATTCCAATTAAGCAAGATCAGTAGTACTTATACTGTGCTAAAGTTATTCTTGTTACGTGTTTAGGATTTGCAATTAGACAACTTTCATTTCACATAGTTGTTAGTAGCTATTCAACTGATTGCATGTaaggtttatgttttgtttgctcTTGATGTTGTTGGTCTTTGTATTTTCCTGGTCTTACATTAAACACATTGTCTTCATAAACATACTCCAATTTCATTTTCGTTATCCTGTATGTAACGAAAGCAATAAGAAACACACtcatatttgtacatgtatttaggatgtttgttgatttcagtgtaaaatcgtGTTTTATTTCACGAGTTTCATAGGTAATATGTTCCATCGAAAAGGATAAAAGTAAACTCTGTGTCTTAGTGAGTACAATAGCACTTTAATACAGATTATTTAATTATTGCAGTTAGAACGTCCTTTTGACtaataattgtttaagaaaaaaaatatataatgccTTTAAAAAATGATCTTTGCCGTTTTCCATTATTCCtgtgatttgttttgttctgCTTTCTCTTCTTATGTTTCCAGTATTGCAGATTTTTGTGTTCATTTGAATAACAATTGGGAACGGGAAAGTATATTATATATCAGCCGATCAGGCCTCAACGAACGGGGTGACTCTAAAGAGGTTAacgttattaataatatctgtcacgtggtcccgttccggatagaaacaTTCAGATTTCTTCAACGCATCTTGAATAGCACTTTATATTCCGAATTGGAATTTACGGTGCAAAGTAACTATAGTCAAAAACAGATAACGGATAATTCTTAAGGCAaagaataaaaattattaagTGGAACATATATTAACTCTCAATTtcttcttaaaatataaaagattatTTACACATCAagcatttatcatttatcaGAAGGACCTGTCTAGGTGCGGACCAGTCTTCTTAATTCTAGGTGGTTAAAATTGCATGTCTTAAAAGctacaaggttttgaacatattctggtgagatacTGTACAGACATTTGTAAGGTTTTTATAATTTGAGGTGTAATCATGAGAAACATTTTTAAGGCTCTGTATTGAATCTTTTCAAGTTTTGTTCCATGACAGGGCCTTACTTAGACCCGTTTTGCAGCCGAAATTTAGCTCCGTTCGCTCTGTCAAATAGTAATATTATCTCTCAAACAATAGCAAAAATCATGGAAAATTTACTTCATTAGCAAAcacttattatttaatattgtattatttgtatctttaattatttttgttgactTGTACACTATTAAAAGGGATGATGAAGCAAAAATCGCAGTCAAAAAGACTGCTGCGCTGTGATACCACAGCGATATGCTTGACGAGTCTTTCACTATACGATACTCA from Mya arenaria isolate MELC-2E11 chromosome 3, ASM2691426v1 harbors:
- the LOC128226241 gene encoding uncharacterized protein LOC128226241; the encoded protein is MNSQARKKAIIKGPGRYRLEFPGGLRVIEYKSQTFFQMSWAQYGQDVYLYHLLKERNNGFFVEAGAFDGEKFSNTLYLEIMRNWEGVLVEPNPYIFKDLVSKGRKSYMLNACLGNDTKLEFLLGNWLTSAHKVLNDEHKDRIDSITLYNEENYKSLRQKQHDGENVTVFCYSLFEILNSVGRSHVDFFSLDVEGAELYILQSLDWDKLTIDVFAVETYYNREKIMDFLIKKGYKWVHKIELDDFFIRTDLIL